One genomic region from Bombyx mori chromosome 6, ASM3026992v2 encodes:
- the LOC101738835 gene encoding chromobox protein homolog 1 isoform X2, protein MDESLEAELSFAENAQPAQPMETSQTDNTLAQPGTVVPGGKPEEFSVEKILDRRVKNGKVEYLLKWKGYSNEDNTWEPEDNLDCPELISAYEEARMKKEREAAQVVPDISEENLATRKRSKRGSKKKIEEIEKPRGLARGLEPEKILAGQLFHGTLFFLVKWQNCLEMDVVPGHNLGEAFPEFVIDYYEKCAPFSVRHKDMKVFREAPELPSDDPTQPEMETSTKVAEDTLTNSEAVESRVEPPSSVPVAETASPTLEVPVN, encoded by the exons ATGGATGAATCACTAGAAGCAGAGCTATCGTTCGCAGAAAATGCTCAACCGGCACAACCCATGGAGACTAGTCAGACGGACAACACTTTAGCTCAACCTGGAACTGTTGTTCCCGGCGGGAAACCAGAAGAATTTTCTGTGGAGAAAATACTTGACAGAAGGGTTAAAAACGGGAAAGTCGAATATCTGTTAAAGTGGAAAGGGTACTCTAA TGAAGACAACACTTGGGAACCAGAAGACAACCTTGACTGTCCTGAGCTGATATCAGCATATGAAGAAGCAAGAATGAAAAAAGAGAGAGAAGCTGCGCAAGTTGTACCTGATATATCAGAAGAAAACTTAGCAACCAGGAAAAGATCTAAAAGAGGAtccaaaaagaaaattgag GAAATTGAAAAGCCTAGAGGTCTTGCCCGTGGCTTGGAACCTGAGAAGATTTTGGCTGGCCAGCTATTCCATGGTACACTATTTTTCTTGGTGAAATG GCAGAATTGTCTTGAAATGGATGTTGTACCAGGACACAATTTAGGCGAAGCATTTCCGGAATTTGTTATTGATTACTATGAGAAATGTGCACCTTTCAGTGTTAGACATAAGGACATGAAAGTTTTTAGAGAAGCACCTGAG TTACCTTCAGACGATCCAACTCAGCCTGAAATGGAAACTTCTACCAAAGTGGCTGAAGACACATTAACTAACAGTGAAGCAg
- the LOC101738835 gene encoding chromobox protein homolog 1 isoform X1, whose amino-acid sequence MPNYENLSPLCNSRLRKLIENAQPAQPMETSQTDNTLAQPGTVVPGGKPEEFSVEKILDRRVKNGKVEYLLKWKGYSNEDNTWEPEDNLDCPELISAYEEARMKKEREAAQVVPDISEENLATRKRSKRGSKKKIEEIEKPRGLARGLEPEKILAGQLFHGTLFFLVKWQNCLEMDVVPGHNLGEAFPEFVIDYYEKCAPFSVRHKDMKVFREAPELPSDDPTQPEMETSTKVAEDTLTNSEAVESRVEPPSSVPVAETASPTLEVPVN is encoded by the exons ATGCCAAATTATGAAAATTTGAGTCCGCTGTGCAATTCTAGGCTTCGAAAACTTATTG AAAATGCTCAACCGGCACAACCCATGGAGACTAGTCAGACGGACAACACTTTAGCTCAACCTGGAACTGTTGTTCCCGGCGGGAAACCAGAAGAATTTTCTGTGGAGAAAATACTTGACAGAAGGGTTAAAAACGGGAAAGTCGAATATCTGTTAAAGTGGAAAGGGTACTCTAA TGAAGACAACACTTGGGAACCAGAAGACAACCTTGACTGTCCTGAGCTGATATCAGCATATGAAGAAGCAAGAATGAAAAAAGAGAGAGAAGCTGCGCAAGTTGTACCTGATATATCAGAAGAAAACTTAGCAACCAGGAAAAGATCTAAAAGAGGAtccaaaaagaaaattgag GAAATTGAAAAGCCTAGAGGTCTTGCCCGTGGCTTGGAACCTGAGAAGATTTTGGCTGGCCAGCTATTCCATGGTACACTATTTTTCTTGGTGAAATG GCAGAATTGTCTTGAAATGGATGTTGTACCAGGACACAATTTAGGCGAAGCATTTCCGGAATTTGTTATTGATTACTATGAGAAATGTGCACCTTTCAGTGTTAGACATAAGGACATGAAAGTTTTTAGAGAAGCACCTGAG TTACCTTCAGACGATCCAACTCAGCCTGAAATGGAAACTTCTACCAAAGTGGCTGAAGACACATTAACTAACAGTGAAGCAg
- the Znrd1 gene encoding transcription-associated zinc ribbon protein isoform X2, translated as MSLEIMSTESPLSTSTAFCARCGSILPLLQEFGSVKCYTCKAHYEADNYSKMKFQYTIHFNTISVITNENILHTDGPEGPVVERKCAKCGYDRMSYATLQLRSADEGQTVFYTCIKCKYKETENS; from the exons atgagcttag AAATAATGTCCACTGAAAGCCCGTTATCAACTAGTACAGCGTTTTGTGCTCGCTGTGGGTCCATATTACCCTTGCTACAAGAGTTTGGCTCCGTGAAATGCTACACTTGTAAAGCACATTATGAGGCTGATA attatagtaaaatgaaatttcaatACACAATACATTTCAATACTATATCTGTGATCACAAATGAGAATATACTACATACTGATGGTCCTGAGGGTCCAGTTGTGGAGAGAAAATGCGCTAAATGCGGTTACGACAGAATGTCATATGCAACTCTACAGTTACGATCGGCCGATGAAGGACAAACAGTTTTCTACACATGTATAAAGTGCAA ataCAAGGAAACTGAAAACTCCTAA
- the Znrd1 gene encoding transcription-associated zinc ribbon protein isoform X1 yields MFPLSIVKQLKKIVQIMSTESPLSTSTAFCARCGSILPLLQEFGSVKCYTCKAHYEADNYSKMKFQYTIHFNTISVITNENILHTDGPEGPVVERKCAKCGYDRMSYATLQLRSADEGQTVFYTCIKCKYKETENS; encoded by the exons ATGTTTCctttgtcaattgtcaaacagttaaaaaaaattgtac AAATAATGTCCACTGAAAGCCCGTTATCAACTAGTACAGCGTTTTGTGCTCGCTGTGGGTCCATATTACCCTTGCTACAAGAGTTTGGCTCCGTGAAATGCTACACTTGTAAAGCACATTATGAGGCTGATA attatagtaaaatgaaatttcaatACACAATACATTTCAATACTATATCTGTGATCACAAATGAGAATATACTACATACTGATGGTCCTGAGGGTCCAGTTGTGGAGAGAAAATGCGCTAAATGCGGTTACGACAGAATGTCATATGCAACTCTACAGTTACGATCGGCCGATGAAGGACAAACAGTTTTCTACACATGTATAAAGTGCAA ataCAAGGAAACTGAAAACTCCTAA
- the Znrd1 gene encoding transcription-associated zinc ribbon protein isoform X3: protein MSTESPLSTSTAFCARCGSILPLLQEFGSVKCYTCKAHYEADNYSKMKFQYTIHFNTISVITNENILHTDGPEGPVVERKCAKCGYDRMSYATLQLRSADEGQTVFYTCIKCKYKETENS, encoded by the exons ATGTCCACTGAAAGCCCGTTATCAACTAGTACAGCGTTTTGTGCTCGCTGTGGGTCCATATTACCCTTGCTACAAGAGTTTGGCTCCGTGAAATGCTACACTTGTAAAGCACATTATGAGGCTGATA attatagtaaaatgaaatttcaatACACAATACATTTCAATACTATATCTGTGATCACAAATGAGAATATACTACATACTGATGGTCCTGAGGGTCCAGTTGTGGAGAGAAAATGCGCTAAATGCGGTTACGACAGAATGTCATATGCAACTCTACAGTTACGATCGGCCGATGAAGGACAAACAGTTTTCTACACATGTATAAAGTGCAA ataCAAGGAAACTGAAAACTCCTAA